The region caataaaggaacaaaATGGCCATTCTAACAATAATAGAGTGACTATTCAATTTATTAtactaaaaaaatcatacatatatatagaacaagtaaagtaataacaatattaaatgTCAATTAAAATCCACCAAAAccaagaaattttatttaaaaatttatatctaaAAAGAATTACCTCAAATTACTGAAAATTGAAGTTAATTTTAAcgtttaattagtttttttttttatagaacttGACAGGTGAAGAGGAaaaagttttgtatttttggattttaatttttaagcgAAAGAAAGTGATGCAACATAGTTGTCCTACTTAGgcaatataatattaaaagtgAAAACAATAAAGTAGTTATGTGTAAATATCATAGTGCGTCATTAACTCCTTTCCATTGTATCACATTGGCGTAGAGATATATTTTACCAAAATATTCACTATAAAGTTAtatttgatcttgtattatttgcaagCTACATTAATACATCTATTGCACTCACATATAGCATTTCTAGATGGAGAATCATCTCCCCTTTAGTAGGCAAATGAAATAGATCTTTCTGAACATCAAGCACTGAACAATAATTGGGGTATTAATGGATAGACTTTATCTATATTGAATCTCTCTAGTACCTTCTTTGTGTAAGTTGGTTGGTGAATAAATATTCTGATTAGTTAATGATCAACTGGTACACCAATATAAAATCTTGCCTTTCCTAGACCCTTTAGTTCAAATTCCTTTTTAAGATATAATGTAGTGATTGAGATTTCATTGAGGAGTACatctacaagatttaaatcatctatatatattccCATCACAGTAAATTTGTTAGTAGAACTTTTAATAGATACACATGAACATATATTGTAATTTTGATACTATTCCTTTATTAGATAATCACTGAGACAATTATACTGCATATGTTGAGACTATTATAATTCAAAAAGATATctttgtaatttaatagagtataaatgccTCTACTTTGAAGTATATTGCATCTTATATCTCTCAGGAATtttcatgtgtgtatatatatgtcatttccAAGTAATCCATATAAATATGCTATAATGACATCAATCAACTGCACATCTAATTTTTTACTTGCTAGTATGGTAATCagaaatcaaaaatttattatatccaTTACTAGAAAATATGTCTCATTAGAATCAAAACTGAGCATTTAGAAGAAATCCTTGAGCAAGtaatcttgctttgtatctTAAAATCTTATTGTTCTTTAATGGTGAGCACGGGTATCGTCGAAGGATGACCACACGGCTCCTTTGCCACAAGtacatgggtcatcaagtaataaacctccCATGCATGGCACAAGAGGGTCATATTGCCTGggatcccaaaaaaaaaaaatttacttccTCTTTAACAACATtatctagtctaccaaacaGAGATGATTGTTTAATTGCAAGtaacaaacaaagaaacaaatataaaatacatcaCACGaactaaaatatatttaaacacaaAGGATAAGGAAAGCTTAAGGCAAGGATCCTTTCAAGATAATAAATAGCAAAGGATGAATTGGGAATAAGGTTGGATGTTGGCTAGGCTTTGGTCTGTGAGACTCTAAGGTCGACTACCCCAAAACCTCCAATCAtagccctaatcccatacgtGATCCATCCTTCGAATACACCTATATCTTTGGTTACAAGGATTCTCAATCTAGGGATAAACCCTAATGCGGGAGGCTATAAACACTTAGAACCTCCCGCGTAAATATACACTAGATCCCTCTCTATTCTATGTTTGATCTAATAGATGCAAGCATCCTGCTCTACACATatcattcaaaatcaaatctacagaatccatccattgtagattGAACATAGATTAAAACCAAAGAAATTTCAAGCTAACAATCAATATAAAATCAAGTAATCATCCATACAAGCTATTCTTGCAAGGTTCACTGGAGCCTGGTAGCCTTGGGAGTTTAGTTCAACATCAAATAGAAAGAGAATACAAGATACAAGCTAAGGCAATGAAAGTACATAGTAATCTCTCTATTCATCGACTATTGGTGGTGATGAGTCGAGCTCTTTGATGTTTCCTTTGAGTTCCAACTTTTTCTGCCTTTGATCCATACTCGAATCGACCTCTTCCAATAATTTTGGCATTTAGAGTGTGTGGTGTCACTAGAGGGCTaagattcttttaaaaacccctAAGTTCAACTTTTTATACTTTTGCAAGTATACTGGCAAGCATATGCCCTCACGGAGTCGCACAAGACTAGAATTAGGGCTCAAAATCATGAAATGGGTGTGCTTGGGGGACATGTGGCTACCGGGTGGCTGCACAAGGGCCATACAAGCCTCTACCCAGGTTGTGGGGTGCCATGTGGCTACAAGGAGGCCACACATCACCCAGCCTGGGCTATGCGGCCTCCGTGCGGCGCAGAGGTGCCTGATGGCCCTGTTGGGCAGTCGTTTGGCCGAGGCAGGTGCTTTGatccttcttctcttttcgcccaacaTTAGGAGACTCTAATGAGCTTCAAATATAAATGATTTGTCCTCCAACATACTTCAAAAGTACTTCTCCGAGGTCCAAATGGTCTTCCAATGtcatgaaacaaaattaatgcaaaaaatgcataaatggGCATCAATGTGacgaaaaatgcatgaaagcttacaaaatatatcaataaagtATAATGTATATAGATGCTTatcattcttattttgtttctcaCAAATAACCATTTTTAACTGTTCAGTTTTATCTCTTCGAGTATTGTCATTGTTCGCCAAAATACCTCATGTTTTGATAGTGAATTTACTTCACCTAAAtggcttctttccattttgaccaatcatttctttgtcaataatcatcaataaatctTGGCTCTAGatcattatttatattcatCTCTATAGTTTGTAGTCATAttatagatgaatatatcaCTTTACTCTAATCAATTTATTGCTTTCCCATTATTTATATAACAAATTGAGGTTTCAACCTTTTCAAAGATATCCTTTcctatttattctttttcttaatctatggatttcatgattttcatctcttttatatgGAATATTTCTCTTGTCTAGAGCAATATTTTTTGGGCATCTTTTTTTAGAAGCTAAATCTTTGCATCTATTGGTCTCCCATGTTTTGGTGTGGTTTGTTTTCTactcattttttcttttaatggggAACTGATATCTCAATTCTAGCAGAAGTATTAGCAACTAGTACATATGACTTAGTTACCCATTTAGTTTTTGTGAAAGCATCAGATGTTTCATTTACAATATTTtccaatttaatgatcctttgaacctCAAGTCACACTCACTAATACAAGCATGCATcatatttatacaatttaatgatcctttgaacctCAAGTCACACTCACCAATACAAGCATGcatcatatttatataatcatatgatgcattccaatcaatttctttcaacttattttgaataattttctCTCTCcataataaaagaaagataaatttaTCAACATGGTAATTTGCAAATCTTTTAGTACATTTCCCGTTAATGGCtccaaatattatataattgagATAGAGTCGTATCTAATATATACGCCAAGTATATGTTGTGGACCCATCTACATATGATTTGTTAGTCTATTAGCATATATACAACACAATCATATATTCTTTCTTATATGTGAAATATCATGCTCTTTACCAACAATAAGTTATTGTGATGGATATGAATTATATGTTGTAGATTAGATTTGTCTTAAGGTTGCAGCATGCAAAAGAGCGTACACAACCCCACACATTTATAGGTAACTTTGTCTTTAATAATATTGGATGAATAATATGCAAACTTTTGGTTAATAACTCCTCCAAACTTATATACATGAGCTATTAGATGCTTAACTTATATTTCAACTaccatataataattataaaatgattttgatgtaaattCACAGAATTATCTTTATGGGATAATATGTAAATTATGCCTTAAGCCTAATAATCTATACTAATAACCTTGCAAAAACAATATTTCCTATAAACAAAAGTGAAACATAGGACCATTTACTCAATGCGTCTATTAAAACAATGTTTTGGCCTTTATATTCTTTCAAAAAATTTGTGAGATTCATGAGTCACCTTTGTCATGCTCTGACCCAAAGCCATGTACATGGCAACCACATCGATATCCTGAAGTAGATGATATACAATTTCCCTACTCCAAAATATTGCTAGGCTTTTGGTATCATATGAACAATTTACCTTTACCGCAAcaagaatagaaaacataaaaatttccaaaccataaaacaataaatgtttCATGTAAATAGGAAgtttaaatacataaaatatataaagttcACACAATAAGTTTGATAGATAAAAGATTCCAAAATAACCTAGATGGGTCTCCCACTATGAGACCGAACTATAGAAGCTAACCTAGAATGTAGGTAGCTGGACTATTGATGGAACTCAGCACAACAACTCCTTAAGCTCAGTGAGTGAATAAACAAATAGCAGAATAAATACTTACatagttaaaaaaaaggatgagaAACAATTTTAGAAATCCAAATGCAGAAaaggaacaagaaaagaaaagaaatatcatAGATCAACTTTGAGGGTTCGTCAAAAATTTAACCTAAACATAGCTGTGGCAGTGGCTAAATCTGGGCCTATCAGAGGTGCTAACATTTGCGTTGGCCGTTGAGACCACACACATGGTGAATCATTATGACTTAGTTTTACTAGAGATGCCCACTAGTTTTCTCATTAGATTTTCTCTACGCCTCTTAAATTGGTTTAGACGTATAGGTCACCCATGCTGTCTCTTTATAGGTTGGATGATGGGGACCCATACTGCAATAGGTGGAGCTCTAAGTTCCCTGTCACCAATGAAAAAAACATCATGTCAATTACAAATAATGTatacaaaagaaatattatacaaccatgtttcaattgcccacacACACCTATTTCTATATTGAAAACATATTATcagtataataaataaaatttcacaatAATCCCAGAAGGAAATCAAGATAGACAAGTCATTGTCAAGATTTATAATGAACATCATAGCAAAGTCAAATCACCCATAATGCATTCACATTGAACCAAAGTAGCATTTTAAGCTAACTATGTAAAAGAACAcacacacccacacacacacatcaaaCTTTCTTTTGCAAGTAcgataaaataaaacacaaatccACACACAAGCTTTTATCTAGAAAATAGAAACAAAGCTTCTATCCCTCCATGGGTATCTTGCCTTTGCCAGTGGTCTTGccaccaaaaaaaaatgcaagacTTACTGGTTTAGCACAAATAGCAAGTATGGCATGCAACTTAGGCATAAATGAAATGCATGAAGGGTTTAAATTTAAAGTCGGTTGAAACATACTCTAAAAGGTTCAACCAACAAACAACCTACACCAAACCTAGCTAAACAGCTTATACTAAAACCCACTAAAGTTAAACAAGCTCAAATCGGGCTAAGATTGCCTAACCTCGAACCAGCTTAATCCAAGTCAAATCAACATttactaaatttaatattaCAGTAAAAGCTATAGTAATCATACCCCGAACTTGGCCTATAATCACTACTAGGCTACTAACAACTACAACTCAATCTATGCTTATAACCATTCCATCTTCACCTCTTAATCAATCAAGTATCACCAAAATATAACAagtccaaaaacaactcaagtattaATGCATTTGTCTTCcatgaaaacatgaaaatgtAACTCTATTACAACTTTTCCAATTTGGCATCCCATCTATAACTTTCCACAAATTGTTGGAGAAACATTCACGAGAAAGCCTCAATAATACAACAATAAGTCAATACCAACCTCAATTGTGAAAATACTAGTTCAACTCACTTATAAGCAATGCTTGCTAATCTAAACAAACTCAAGCATACTGACAACCACATTGATCatgtaattacatatatatcaacacatgtatgcatgcatgccaaGAAACCCACTCAATCCTTCTTTCAAGATTTCAAAAATATCTCCAAGGTTTACACACTCCATGAAGTCACTAAGCAAACCTATAAGAATCCAAATTTTCACATGCATTCAAATCAACCCCAAATTCCTTGACAAACAGCCTTTAATCTTAAATCACTAGCATTAACTTCAcgaatattaatttgattataaaaatcTCTTGAAAGTTAATTTCCCTTTCTTAGAGGAATTTTGTTAAACAGTTCATGGGCATTCACCAAAACTCCCAATTTAGCATTCTAAGTCCATTGCAAAGCATAGCACATACAAACACATGTTTTCCATCATTAAGCCTCCAAGGAAACATTTACAATTAACTCATGCATGAATGACGATCTAACTTCCTCATTACAATTTTACACTCCAAGCataaaatacattcattcaacCTCATCATGTGGCCAAACTTGCTAATCCCCTATACCTTCCCAAGCATACCCCACCTCCTACATCACCATTCTTTACTCCTcccaagtaaaaaataaaataagaaaaaaatgctgaacaAACTCAAGTTGCACCCACAATGGCTACGAAAACCGGTGCTACAATAACTAAAGTTAAGGGCTAAGAATTTTAGCCCTAGAAACCATGCAATTccacaaaaattaacaaagacAACTATATAAGTTAGCTTAAGCAAAGCATGCACATTAGAGCTTAAATCAACATTCTGACAACATCCCAAATGTGCCAACCTGGTTATAAGATTAAGCATCAACTAAAGAAACTCCAGGACATGGAATTCAAGGAATTAAAAGCTTGTACAAAACTCGAGAATATGGAAGATAAGAATAGAAAGAACTTGAATGAATGACATAAACTACTAGGAAAAATTGAGGGAAAAAATCAAGAAGATACCTGCCACACTCTCTCTTAGGCAGCTCTCAGATGAGGATGAAGGAAAGAGGAAGGAAAACATATGTTCAAGGGGTAATCCTTGACTGCTACAACAAATGCTATAGTAAAATCAAAACTTACTAAGTTGCTCTTCTACAGTACTAGCTATAGTAAAACAGTGATGGGTTAGATTGAAACTACAGTAATACTTGGCCCTAAGATAGATAATACTAGATATCACAGGCTTATCTTTAAAAGGTCTAGTTACTAGCTTTCCCACAAAGTATGTCGAGCATAAATATTTCTCAGTTTAGGTTTTTATGATCCTTCAATGGGTGTCCATAAGATCTGTTAGTAATTCGACGTATCATAATGGTACCTAAATGctcaagtctttcatgccatagtCTAAATATCTTCAGGTCATTAAGCTTCCGAGTTAAGATTTTATGttattccatcactttaatgcGTGTAcattatgatatttaattaacaaatgtgGCTCATATGGCAACACCAATACTACTCCAGAACTTTTAATCAGGTCTAACGATTTTGCTATTATAGCTATACATCTTTTCTCATTCATAAGgatgtaaaatatatttgtcTTTATAAAATAGTATGCATTGTACTACAGTATTCACCATAATTTCTCTTCcttacaaacaaataaacataattttttttatttttaaaataaaataaaacatgctatatacatatagaaagagagagagagatacgTTATAGATCTAGCCTTCTAGCCAATTAGAAAATCTGCTACATCTAAATACTTACTCTAAACATTATCAGCAAGATTGGATTCAATTGagttatttgtaaaatttgtctcatcttctttatatttttttcctttaagtGAATCCTGGTAAAGACAGACAAAATGCTTGCAGATTTTGCACACTTCATACCAATGACTCTCAAGTCCACAACGGTGACACATATCTTTTTTCATATCTAATCCAACATTATGGTTTTGTTGTTTCTATTGATACATGTTAGTTATACCATTTTATGGTTAGAAATAATTTCAACCTAGCACAACCACACCTTCTATGACCACAGTGATTCATCCCCCATGATTCTTATAACCATCACCAAGAGTATGCTATCTTCTTTACTCTTAATTAGTCTCATAGAGTGCCATCATATTTCTTTCAAATATTGCCGTTGATCTAGATGGTTGGGTCTAATGATTTTGTATCAacaacaatttattattttactccgccacaagaaaacaattcaaaaacctagtaaaattatttctttCTATATCATTGTTGCAAAATAACATGTCAAGAATGAATATTATGAATGTTTTCTCAAGCATCATATTTTTAGTCGCCATTTTTTTACGAGATGTAACACCCAAACTATTTTATATAGCTCGGACTAATATTCATATACGCTTTTGAAATCTAGGAACCTAAGATTTGGCTAATCATTAAGCGCTTTTAGCAAATAGATCATTTCGAGATGTTTAAATCTCTCTTTTAAAGAAAACCATAATTCCTATTGATTCCCACTAATCAAATACTCATGTTCGAGGCCATCATCAAAGTGATGTTGTATAAATATCATGGCTTTTGATTTATTAacattgagtttatttttaCCAACCTCAATTGTTTTCCCCGATTTCTTGGCATTTAGAGAGAGCTAAACGTTGAAGTTCTATGATAAATAATTGTTCCTAGAGATATAAAGGGCTTCAAACTTTTTTTGTGTAATAATTGCCATGATATcaaattctttttataatgaaaatgagaataattcaatagactattaaaataaaagactaaataattgaaagaaaagtaactagtttgacaaaaaaaaaaatcattagctATATAATACGAATTCTTTAAGggaaaaatgtaaataatcaTTAAGAACAAATTTGTGTTGATAACAcgttaaaaaaactaattaataattcatgatgtattatatatatgtgtgtgtattgttGTAGATTTTCCTTCTTGCCAATTTTCTTACAATATATCTCGCAACTAAGCCAGTCTTCTCTCAATACTATGCGCAAAGCTAGCTTGAGCTAGTGAGAAAACTAGAACTATAAGAAAAATGGAGACACTTGTAGTGTCTTCCTGTAATAAATCTTACAATAAACTTTTTTAGATGATCAACAAGAGAAGTTTAAGAGGGTTCTCCACTTAATAAATAGACGGTTAGGATTACTTCATTACAATGGCTCAAAATTAGATGGCAGGTGATTCTATTTTACACATGGATGGCTACAAGGGTGGTTGGTGGTATTCGCATGATAGCAGTTAATACTTATTATGACTTTAGGCATATATCTTCAGAGCATTCATGAAAACTTTTCTATCATCTTTGTTGTTCATCAATAGCTGCTAAAAGGATGATAGGAGAACTTATCTCATGCCATAAATCATTATGAAATCTGATTATGCTGTTTTGGTTTACATCAACAAAAGTATGTGATTAATAAAATGATACCGAACACAAGTTTCTTTAAGGATGAGAGACTGATGATGATCTTATGATCTTAGACGTAGCATTTGCCAAGACAATTCAAACATCTTTGCACCCTGCAACAAAATCAATATTCACAAAAGAATCAGTCTAAACAAATGTTCGTTTTTGAATAAAGAATAGATATGAAACGGTAGGAAGAATGCAAACCTATTGCCATCGCATGTCGGGCAAAGACATGGGTTAATGACAATAGGATCATACAAAGGAGACCACTTAATTGTCGAATTCCCTCCGCATAACTTGCAAACATAGAAGCCTTTTCCTTTGCACACCGTACATGGCCGTGCAATCTTCTTCTATACAatcatgaaaaagaagaagctcTGAGTGAGACACAAAtttgtaagaaaagaattttcaaaattaagagAGACAATAAGCAAACCCGTTTTGATTCTGCCGCGTTTTGCAACACTCGGATGGCCACAGATGAAGCTAGTGATAATGTAAAAATGCCTCCAACAACAAACCCAGCAGCCGAAGCCAATGCTCGAAGTGGCTGAGGGATTCCTCCAGGCATTGTTCTGAGATTATCAAGATCAACAAATAAGCAAACTAGATCATAAAAGGCCTACAAacgcatttcatcaaacacagTTAGGGCATctaaatacaatttttaaaaactagataTGCTAAACAAGTCATCATTTGATATCAAAGCTCCTTTGCTCCATAGAAGCCTTGCGTTACCGTTATGGTCGTTGATAGAGCTTTCATCTAAGAATCCACAAGGTTTATTCATTTGAAAAGTCTAGTTTGTAATAAAGCATATCGCTCTTTCGAGCATACAcctattaatttattaagacATTTCATCGACACATTTTGAGCATAGCCCTAAAGCCATataggcatttcatcaaacaggtGATGTATATAAACACCAACCAAGCAACAAAGACATTTCATCAAGCATGTTATTTGCATACACATGCCTGATATCCCACACAGACATTTAATCAAACAGATGGTGTGCATACCTAATTTCCCTTCTAATTTATACAAGCATTTCATAAAAAACGTGAGGTGCATACATCCATCTACTTACTATTTTACTGCCTTGGATATTTGATTCTAAAAGGGCGCAAAACGggtaagttggagaaaaggaaGCTGGCTGGTTCTTTAAAAATTCGTTTTGTCGTTTCCCAGAATTCGGATCCACATTTAACGGGTCACGATAAATAAGAATCAGACCCGATAACATTGAACCCGACCCGCGAGTCCCATTGAGTCCTTCTCGTTCTCTTCTCGCCGCGATGCTGAGGCGGCTGCTGCTTCGTTCCTCGTCTTCTTCGATCACGGCCGCCGCGCTTCATGGGCATCGATTTCTCTCGCCTAATCCCCAAATCCAAGTATTCACGCGCCATTTCCTCGATCTCCACAAGGTTTTTCTATCCGTTCGCGGAATCTCTTTcaaattatattgatttctctTTGCCTGAAAAGATTTAGGATTTTTTGTAGATTGGGAGCAAAGAGGCGATCGAGAAGGAGAAAGCTCGGATGTATAATCTCttacttgcttttttttttttatctatataataGCTTTGAACTAGTTAAGAAGATTGTTTCATGCGTTTAAGTGCAGTTCGGACGAATTAAGCAGAGGATACTTTGCTGACATTTCGGAGATCCGGAAAAATGGTGGAAAGGTATGTTGCCTTTGAGTTCTTTCTATGGGTTTTGCTTCCAAATTTGAGACTTTGAACCCATTTTTGGTTTATGTTGCTTCCTATGCTTGTGTATTTCAATTTCGCCTTTGGATGCTGTGCTGTAGACATGGATTGATCGTGTGAATTTATGCCTTTTACTTAGGATCAGAAGATAGTGTTCTGTCAGTTCTTTGATTCTTGTGCCATTGTTCCTTATTCTTTTGGTGTGCATAGTAAGATTGTCTGGATGAAATTGCTTAGCAGATTGCGATGGCAAACAAAACTGTCATTCCTTCGATGGCAGCAGTGAAGTTTCCTGATGTTGAAGTAAGCTTTTCTGATGGTAGGAGTTTGAGGTTACCGGTATCCTCTGAGCAAGCTGTGACTGATGCAAGTGATGTGGGAGTTTCTTTGGTATGCCTTTCTTTTCGAGCAAATTCTCAGGTGAGGcaaatcttttttctttttaacactGGTCAATGAATGATATCTCCTTGCAGTTTGTATGTGGTTTCCTTTAAATTCCTGTCCTGGAATCATGTCAGCTGATTCAAATATACATGTGCTTAATGGTGTCTTATTTTCTCTGAACAGGCAATGGCTGAATCATGGACTGCTCCCTTTTTAGATGCTTTCAGCACTTCAGGAAAAGTTCAAGTATATGAGGTAGTTACATAGATAAACAATGGCTTGCAGGTGTTATAAAATCtgcaattttgtttttcatttttatctttacTTTGCATAATTTAAATGAATCAGTATCCCTATTTTTTATGGCTctcattctttttttcaatttgattgaGCTAATATCTTGTCTCTGCTATTCGGATGTTAGTCCCAAAATTGATAATTGGGTAGGAAAATAAgttccttttgttttgtgaatccTACTTGAACCACAgtcattttttttgtcaaaacaaGTTTGAAAAGTAAGAGATGCTTTGGTGGATTGCTTTGATCCAATGTCTTGTTTGCTGGGATGCACTTACAGTTGCATGCATAAGAATTTGTTTGTTCTGTTGGTTTGGTCTCACTTATATTGTGCGCTCACTAATGTCAATTATATTTGTTAGGTTTCCTTCATAGACTCTTGGCTACTCTCATTAGCTCCTGTGAGGAAACTATTCCTCAAGGTGATGAAGAAATCCAATATTCCTCAGCGACACATTGTTTATTCTTTTGGAGACCACTATGACTTGCGGAAGAAACTTCAAATACTGAATCTTCTTACTGGGTAATTTTTCTATCCgataaaattcattaaatataGAAAAGGAAATCATGTTGAAGTGTTAACTTTTCTTAACTTGAAGgtatatatttcttcttgatcAACTGGGAAGGGTTAGATGGCAAGGATTTGGATTTGCGACTCAGGATGAGCTGTCATCCCTTTTAACATGCACCTCTTTTTTGTTGAATGAGAAATGAGGTGATTTTGTC is a window of Dioscorea cayenensis subsp. rotundata cultivar TDr96_F1 chromosome 5, TDr96_F1_v2_PseudoChromosome.rev07_lg8_w22 25.fasta, whole genome shotgun sequence DNA encoding:
- the LOC120261177 gene encoding uncharacterized protein LOC120261177, yielding MPGGIPQPLRALASAAGFVVGGIFTLSLASSVAIRVLQNAAESKRKKIARPCTVCKGKGFYVCKLCGGNSTIKWSPLYDPIVINPCLCPTCDGNRVQRCLNCLGKCYV
- the LOC120261176 gene encoding uncharacterized protein LOC120261176 isoform X1; the protein is MLRRLLLRSSSSSITAAALHGHRFLSPNPQIQVFTRHFLDLHKIGSKEAIEKEKARISDELSRGYFADISEIRKNGGKQIAMANKTVIPSMAAVKFPDVEVSFSDGRSLRLPVSSEQAVTDASDVGVSLVCLSFRANSQAMAESWTAPFLDAFSTSGKVQVYEVSFIDSWLLSLAPVRKLFLKVMKKSNIPQRHIVYSFGDHYDLRKKLQILNLLTGYIFLLDQLGRVRWQGFGFATQDELSSLLTCTSFLLNEK
- the LOC120261176 gene encoding uncharacterized protein LOC120261176 isoform X2, coding for MLRRLLLRSSSSSITAAALHGHRFLSPNPQIQVFTRHFLDLHKIGSKEAIEKEKARISDELSRGYFADISEIRKNGGKIAMANKTVIPSMAAVKFPDVEVSFSDGRSLRLPVSSEQAVTDASDVGVSLVCLSFRANSQAMAESWTAPFLDAFSTSGKVQVYEVSFIDSWLLSLAPVRKLFLKVMKKSNIPQRHIVYSFGDHYDLRKKLQILNLLTGYIFLLDQLGRVRWQGFGFATQDELSSLLTCTSFLLNEK